The Benincasa hispida cultivar B227 chromosome 11, ASM972705v1, whole genome shotgun sequence genome has a segment encoding these proteins:
- the LOC120090005 gene encoding protein NRT1/ PTR FAMILY 8.2: MAEDDIYTKDGTVDIHKKPAIKKKTGNWKACRFILGNECCERLAYYGMSTNLVNYLQIRLNMDNVAASNSVTSWSGTCYLTPLIGAFLADAYLGRYWTIASFSIFYVFGMTLLTMAASIPGLKPSCDSTGCHPSGGQTTATFIALYLIALGTGGIKPCVSSFGADQFDENDEVERKKKSSFFNWFYFSINVGAMIASSVLVWIQMNVGWGWGFGVPAVAMAFAVMFFFSGSSLYRLQKPAGSPLTRILQVIVAACRKHQVQVPEDKSLLHETADDVESKIEGSRKLEHTNKLKFLDKAAVETENDRIKGLPNAWRLCTVTQVEELKSIVRLLPVWASGIVFSAVYSQMSTMFVLQGNTMDPYIGPSFKIPSASLSIFDTLSVLFWAPVYDRLIVPMARKFTNNERGFTQLQRMGIGLVISVFSMVTAGALEVVRLNYVRKNNLYNAEYIPMSIFWQVPQYFLIGCAEVFTFIGQLEFFYDQAPDAMRSMMAALSLTTVGLGNYLSTLLVTIVTKVTTRHGRLGWIPDNLNMGHLDYFFWLLAILSVVNFFAYLLVAKCYTYKRVTGHLH, translated from the exons ATGGCAGAAGATGATATATATACAAAAGATGGTACTGTTGATATTCATAAGAAGCCTGCTATTAAGAAGAAGACTGGAAATTGGAAGGCATGTCGTTTCATTCTTG GGAATGAATGCTGTGAAAGATTGGCATATTATGGGATGAGTACCAATCTAGTGAACTATCTTCAAATACGTCTCAATATGGACAATGTAGCTGCTTCAAATAGTGTCACCAGTTGGTCAGGAACTTGCTACCTTACACCATTGATTGGAGCTTTCTTGGCTGATGCTTACTTAGGAAGATATTGGACAATTGCCAGCTTCTCAATCTTCTATGTCTTT GGCATGACATTGTTGACAATGGCTGCTTCAATCCCTGGATTAAAGCCATCATGTGATAGTACTGGTTGCCATCCAAGTGGAGGCCAAACCACTGCCACCTTCATAGCGCTTTATTTGATTGCTCTTGGAACTGGGGGAATCAAGCCCTGTGTTTCGTCTTTCGGGGCTGACCAATTtgatgaaaatgatgaagttgaaaggaagaagaagagctCCTTCTTCAATTGGTTTTACTTTTCAATCAATGTGGGTGCAATGATTGCCTCCTCAGTTTTGGTGTGGATACAAATGAATGTAGGCTGGGGATGGGGCTTTGGAGTTCCTGCAGTAGCCATGGCTTTTGCCgtcatgtttttcttttctggtAGCTCGCTGTACCGTCTTCAAAAGCCTGCAGGAAGTCCTCTTACGAGAATCTTGCAAGTTATAGTTGCAGCCTGTCGGAAGCACCAGGTACAAGTTCCAGAAGATAAGTCTCTTCTTCATGAGACTGCTGATGATGTTGAGTCGAAAATTGAAGGAAGTCGAAAGCTTGAGCACACAAACAAGTTAAA GTTCCTAGATAAGGCTGCTGTAGAGACCGAAAATGATCGGATCAAGGGCCTACCGAATGCATGGAGACTTTGTACAGTGACTCAAGTTGAGGAGCTGAAGAGCATTGTCCGGTTGTTGCCTGTGTGGGCCTCTGGAATAGTATTTTCAGCAGTCTATAGCCAAATGAGCACCATGTTCGTTCTACAAGGCAATACAATGGACCCGTACATCGGACCAAGTTTCAAAATCCCATCAGCCTCCCTTTCCATCTTCGATACCCTCAGCGTGCTCTTCTGGGCTCCTGTATACGATAGACTCATTGTCCCGATGGCGAGGAAGTTCACCAACAACGAGCGTGGATTCACGCAGCTACAACGGATGGGAATAGGACTCGTCATCTCTGTTTTTTCCATGGTTACGGCAGGTGCTTTGGAAGTTGTCAGGCTCAACTACGTTAGAAAGAACAACCTCTACAATGCCGAGTACATTCCCATGTCGATATTCTGGCAAGTTCCACAGTACTTCCTCATCGGTTGTGCTGAAGTTTTCACTTTTATCGGACAGTTAGAGTTTTTCTATGACCAAGCACCCGACGCGATGAGAAGCATGATGGCTGCCCTGTCTCTCACAACTGTTGGATTGGGAAACTACTTAAGCACATTGCTTGTTACAATCGTGACAAAAGTGACGACGAGACACGGGAGGCTCGGGTGGATTCCTGATAACTTGAACATGGGACATCTTGACTATTTCTTCTGGCTGTTGGCCATTCTCAGCGTGGTTAATTTCTTTGCCTATCTCTTAGTGGCTAAATGCTACACTTACAAAAGGGTAACAGGTCATTTGCATTGA
- the LOC120089806 gene encoding protein OCTOPUS-like, whose amino-acid sequence MNPSTDEQPAPPPLPPPLPPLPHRPSAPCPRHPQEHFTAFCPLCLCERLSVLDSSASAASSSSSRKPHSTAASALRAIFRPAPPNRPSSFFPELRRAKSFSASKNEAFSAVFEPQRKSCDVRLRNTLCSLFSQDASASSRLLAAPGPEIILESKNLEDPISSCLEPQPDGDGEIRVSGQPNVVDVVIENGVQEIVEEEEEEIQVELGSESVQLQEEFKTMKDHIDLDSHTKKPAGRGSFWSAASVFSKKLQKWRDKQKEKKQRNGGGSTTLPVEKPIGRHFRETQSEIADYGFGRRSCDIDPRFSLDAGRMSFDDPRYSFDEPRASWDGYLISRTFPRMPTMLSVVEDAPIHVFRSDTQIPVEDSINSTNEDENIPGGSSQTRDYYSDSSSRRRKSLDRSNSIRKTAAAVVAEIDDMKSSVSNAKVSPATTDVCHGPKLAIPDRDSNSNSMRDDCSGSFDDAASVVGTGNRKEESKKSKGWGKGWKIWGLINRRGGNKDEEEDRESSRPNGVERSYSESWPELRGDRNGDVKGGFNPKMFRSNSSVSWRSSSMMGSGYFSSSRKSNAESNGNGKKKKEEPQPVLERNRSARHSPTNVDNGLLRFYLTPLRGSRRGGSGKVKPNQAQSIARSVLRLY is encoded by the coding sequence ATGAATCCCTCCACCGACGAACAACCAGCACCTCCTCCTCTTCCTCCTCCTTTGCCGCCTTTGCCCCACCGTCCTTCCGCCCCCTGCCCCCGTCACCCACAAGAACATTTCACTGCTTTTTGCCCTTTATGCCTCTGCGAGCGTCTCTCTGTACTCGATTCCTCTGCTTCtgctgcttcttcttcttcttcccggaAACCCCATTCCACTGCTGCCTCTGCTCTTAGAGCCATTTTCAGACCTGCCCCTCCTAATCGAccctcttctttttttcctgAGCTTCGTCGTGCTAAATCCTTTTCTGCTTCTAAGAACGAAGCCTTCTCTGCCGTCTTTGAACCGCAGAGGAAATCTTGCGACGTTCGACTTCGTAACACTCTCTGTTCTCTCTTTTCTCAGGACGCTTCTGCTTCTTCTAGGCTTCTTGCTGCTCCTGGTCCTGAAATTATTCTTGAGAGTAAGAATTTGGAGGACCCCATTTCGTCCTGCCTTGAACCGCAGCCGGACGGCGACGGAGAAATTAGGGTTTCTGGACAACCCAATGTGGTGGATGTTGTGATTGAAAACGGTGTTCAGGAGAttgttgaggaagaagaagaagaaattcagGTCGAATTAGGGTCAGAATCGGTGCAACTACAGGAGGAGTTCAAAACCATGAAGGATCACATAGATCTCGATTCGCACACGAAGAAGCCAGCCGGAAGGGGGAGCTTCTGGTCGGCGGCTTCAGTCTTCAGTAAGAAGCTGCAGAAATGGAGGGATAAacagaaggagaagaagcagaGAAATGGCGGTGGATCTACGACATTGCCGGTGGAGAAACCAATCGGACGCCATTTCAGAGAAACCCAGTCGGAAATTGCCGATTACGGCTTCGGTCGACGATCTTGCGATATTGATCCGAGATTTTCTCTCGATGCCGGCCGAATGTCCTTCGACGATCCCCGTTATTCCTTCGACGAACCTAGGGCTTCTTGGGACGGGTATTTGATCAGCAGAACTTTCCCAAGAATGCCCACCATGCTTTCCGTCGTTGAAGACGCCCCTATCCATGTCTTCCGTTCCGATACCCAAATTCCCGTCGAAGACTCCATAAATTCAACCAATGAAGACGAAAATATCCCGGGCGGGTCTTCACAGACCCGAGATTACTATTCAGACTCTTCTTCCCGTCGACGGAAGAGCCTCGACCGGTCCAACTCCATCAGAAAGACCGCCGCGGCTGTGGTGGCTGAGATTGATGACATGAAATCATCTGTTTCGAACGCCAAAGTTTCTCCTGCAACTACAGATGTCTGCCATGGCCCAAAACTAGCCATCCCAGATAGAGATTCAAACTCCAATTCAATGCGAGATGACTGTTCCGGGTCCTTCGACGATGCTGCATCGGTGGTCGGGACGGGGAATCGGAAAGAAGAGTCGAAAAAGTCCAAAGGGTGGGGGAAGGGTTGGAAAATCTGGGGATTGATTAACCGGCGGGGTGGAAACAAAGATGAGGAGGAAGACAGAGAGAGTAGTAGACCCAATGGCGTGGAGCGGTCGTATTCGGAGTCGTGGCCGGAGCTGCGTGGCGATAGGAATGGTGATGTCAAAGGAGGATTCAATCCCAAAATGTTTAGAAGTAACAGCAGTGTTAGTTGGAGGAGTTCAAGTATGATGGGTAGTGGATATTTCAGTAGCTCAAGGAAAAGCAATGCAGAGTCTAATGGgaatgggaagaagaagaaagaggagcCACAGCCAGTGTTGGAGAGGAATCGGAGTGCTCGACATTCTCCGACGAACGTCGACAATGGACTTCTTCGATTCTACCTGACGCCATTGAGGGGCAGCCGGAGAGGCGGGTCGGGGAAGGTGAAACCAAATCAAGCACAGTCCATCGCAAGAAGTGTTCTTCGACTGTATTAA